In Xenorhabdus griffiniae, the genomic window CGTGCGTCAAAGCAAAATAATTTTCATGCAGGAAATAGCCAGATATCAACCCAAGGGGTGACCCCAAAAACGGCGCAAAATGAGGGCATTAAGGGAAATAAAAATAGCCAGATTTATCATTTTGCACACTGTGCGGGTTATAAAACAGTAGCAGATAAAAACGCAATTTACTTCCACTCAGAAGCCGAAGCTAAAAAAGCGGGATATCGCCTGGCAGGTAATTGTAAAACTTAACCATTGAGCTTGTCTTGACATCCTCCCCGCCCTAAAGGACGGGGATTCCTACAGCGTTCAGACCGAAGCCTGACTCACCTCGGTGGGTTCCTGCTTCAACGGGCGGTCTGACTGCACCATCCCTCCACAGGCAAGCACGGCATGTCCTGCCGCTAAAATATTACGTGCGGCGTTTACATCCGCGTTCGCGCTGTAGCCGCATACCTGACACACGAATTGACTTTGCGTCTGACGGTTTTCTTTCGCCGTATGACCACAGCAGGCACACCGCTGGCTGGTGTATGCCGGAGGTATCGCCACTACCTGACCACCGCGCCAGAGCTGCTTGTACTCAAGCTGACGGCGCATTTCATGCCAGCCTTGATCCCGTATCGAGCGGTTCAAGCCTGATTTGCCTCTGACGTTTCTTCCGTGCTTCTCTGCCGTGCCTTTTGCCGATTTCGACATGTTACTGACCTTCAAGTCTTCAATGACGATCATCGCGTGGTTTTTGCTGATTTCACTGGTGACTTTGTGAAGGTAGTCGCGCCGGATATTGGCAATGTGCGAGTGCAAGCACTGGATTTTCCGTTTTTGTTTCTGCCAGTTTGCGCTGAATTTTACTTTGCGACTCAACTGCCGCTGGAGTGTTGCCAGCTTACGTTGGTTTGCTTTGAAGCTGCTTACTGGCTGATATACCGTGCCATCTGAAAGCGTGGCAAGTTTTGTTACTCCGGCATCCAGTCCGACCATGGATTCTGCATTGTGAGCAGGGTCAGTCACTTCGTATTCAGTCTGGATACTGACGTACCATTTGCCGCATGACTGGCTGACCGTGACGTTTTTCACTTCGCCAATGACTTCACGGCTGTTGCGATAGCGTATCCACCCTAACTTTGGCAACGAGATTCGACTGTTGGGCTGATCGAGCTTCACGCCCTGCGGGTAGCGGAATGAGTCATGTTGACCACGTTTTTTGAAGCGGGGGAATGCAGCCCGCTTCTGGAAGAAATTTTTGTAGCCGCGCTCCAGATCTTTCAGTGACTGCTGCAACGGTTGCGAGGGAGATTCTTTCAGCCATTGTGTTTCAGGTACGGATTTCCACTCAATCAGCCATGAAGCCATTTTGGTGTAGGGGAGATATTTATTCCCTGCTTCATGGTTCTCATTCTGGAGTGCCAGTGCACGGTTAAAAACGAAGCGACAAGCCCCTGCGAAGCGTCGCATATCGCGCTCCTGCTGACCATTTGGTCTTAACTGGAATTTGAAGGCTTGAAGTCGTTTCATGACTATCATTATACTTTGGTCTATGACAAAAGAAACTGATATTCGACGCGGAAGACACGGTGTTTTCCTGATGCACGTCCACTTGGTATTCGTCGCCAAGTATCGACGAAAGATATTCGATCTGGATGCCATCGAAAAGCTACGCAGCTACTTTAGCAGCGTATGTGCTGATTTTGGTGTTGAACTGGTTGAAATGGACGGCGAATACGACCACGTGCATTTGCTGATCAACTACCCGCCAAAGCTCGCAGTATCGAATCTGGTCAACAGTCTTAAAGGCGTTTCCAGCAGGCTGCTTCGGCGTGACCGTCCAGATATTGCTCTACGCTATTACTACAAAGGCGTTCTGTGGACACCGAGCTATTTTGCAAGTAGTTGCGGAGGTGCGCCGATCTCGATCATCCGGCAATACATCGAGCAGCAGAAAACACCAGGTTAGTCGGAAAACCGCGCCTTATATCCCCGCCCTGAAGGACGGGGTTTTACGGCGCACCTGATAACATCGATGTTAAGACACCGTAAAGTGAGGCTAACGATAAGGTGTGCAACTATGGGTAGACAGAAAGCAGTGATGAAATCTCGCCGTGAAGTCAGAAGAATGTTAAAAAGGGAATCACGTTATCGGGATAACGATAATGTCACTTCACTGGTGCAGCTAGGAGGTGTGGAAGCTATCGGAATGGCGCGTGAAAGCAGGGATACTTCAGAAATTATGCCGCGCAGCGAAGCGCAGTATCGTTATATGCGGGCGATCAATAACAAGCAATTGATTATTGCTAATGGTGAAGCGGGTTGTGGCAAAACCTACGTTAGTGCCGTAATGGCGGCCGATGCCTTAATCAATAAAGAGGTTGATAAAATTATTGTGACGCGTCCGGTATTACAGGCAGAAGAAGATCTTGGTTTTCTGCCAGGAGATATGGCAGAGAAATTTGCCCCTTATTTCCGTCCGGTTTATGACGTGTTATTAAAACGTATGGGAACTTCATTTTTGCAATATTGTTTGCGTCCTGAAATTGGCAAAGTAGAAATTGCCCCTTTTGCCTATATGCGAGGAAGAACATTTGAAAATGCATTTGTGATCCTTGACGAAGCGCAAAATGTTACCGTTAATCAAATGAAAATGTTTTTAACGCGGTTAGGAGAAAATGTAACCGTGATTGTAAATGGTGATATTAGCCAGTGTGATTTGCCAACAAATATCGCATCAGGATTGGTGGATGCATTAAAGCGGTTTTCTGATGACGAAGCTATCAGTGTGATCCATTTCTCCCAACAAGATTGTATTCGCTCGAAATTATGTCAGAAAGCATTGATGGCTTATGGTTAATAACCAATAAATTCCAAATTGTATACCAATCTCACTTCAAGATGCATGTAATTTCTCCCCGCTACGCGGGGAGATATAAACAATCACATTGATTTCCAAGCTGGAATTTGAAGTTGGATTGGTATAGACACGTGATAAATAAACAAAACCCCAGTTAATTTTGTGGCTGGGGGATATTATGTTTGATGGTATAGCAAGATTCCCCTATATTCCGCCAAAATCAGGCAAAAATTGGATTTAATTCGTTACATCGTGGCGCGGGCATCCTTGCCCATAGAGACGCAGGATAGATTTAAGCAAGCCCATCAAAGGCTAAAAATCAGTGTTGCAAAAATGGGGTGACCATAGTTTTCCTATTTTATAGCCATAAAATTTATCAAATAAGTTTCACATCTATACGGTGTTACCCTTGACCAGAGATCCTCATTTGTCATATTTATTCAAAAATCAATTTGATTGAAATGGATACCAAACGAAATTGGATAGGAATTTATTTTTATGAAACAAATAAATTGTAAAAAGTGTCAGGGAGAAATGGCACGTAACGATCAAACATGCCCACATTATGGGGAGAAAAACGTAAGCAAATTTAAATCGGATACTGCAACAGTAGGAGCAACTATTTTCGTTCTGTTTTGCATCATTACCTACTTTCTTTTCAGCGATATTGTTACCAACAGCCCTGACAAGCAAACTGCATCCACAGATGATAATCATTTTCCTTTCAAAAAAATGCATGAGCTGGTGACGGGGGATTTCTATAACTGCTTAAGCCAAAACTATTCGACAAAACCGGGGCAGCTAAAACTTGATGAAATTCTTGTGTGTGACAAAGATTTCAGAAAAGATGCAAAAACACCTCATGAATTAATCAACTTGGATAATTTTGTTTCAAACTTTAGCCGCGAGGATAATTCGTACAAACCCTTAGAAAAAGTCATTAAAAGCAATATGTTTGATGTTTCGAGTTATCAACATGTTGCAACAACCTACCGATTAGTCTTCAATCAACACCAGTCTTACGCTATCGTACAAACTACATTCAAAGGTAAAAGCATATTTGAAAGGATAGTAGAAAATTCTCGTGCGGCGAAAGTAGATATAAAAACAGGCGAAATTATAGCGCTAATACCATACGTGACCGTATCAGATGCGGGACTGATTGTCATGGAAATGCTGCCTGAGTAATAAGTTATCAGCTGATAAGTACAGTAAGCCCATACAGCGATCTGAAGCGGGCATTTAACCCGCTTTTTCACACAAAGCTGGCAAACAAAAAAAACAGCTTTACCGGCAACTTCAGCTATTCTGAAAATCTTTGTTACGATCAAGTAGCACCGATAAAAAAGACGTTCTGGCAAGTTTATGTGTGTTGGGTGTCATGGTGTTGATGAGTTGATATCTGGTTAAACAAGATAAAAATCCGCCCGACAGGGCGGGGAGCAGTTACAGCCAGGAGGATGTCAATCAACTCGGTTTAAATGCGACTAAATCAATTAAAGCAGATATACCAGAATGACCAGTCCCTTCTTGGAGTTCAGTATCATATTCATCCAACTTGAATATGTTGAAATCCCCAAACATTTCTTCCAGTAACGCCCGTGTGTAACAATATTCAGGTTCCCTCGGCCCACCAGTTCCATATTCTATCTGCTCTGGTCTATAACCCTGCATCAGTATCACCCCGCCTGGGCGCAGCGTCGTTTTCATTCCTTCGAAGATTCGCCTGCGCATAGCAGGTGGTGCGAACTGAATAAAAATGGCAACAACAATATCAAACTGTTCTGGAATCCAGCGCCAATTTTCTATGTCAGAGAGTTTGAAATTAACCGACACATCCTTAAGCGTAGCTAGTTTTTTCGCTTTTTTCAGACCTTCTGCGGACATATCGAAAGCCGTCACATTCAGCCCCTGCGAAGCGAGCCAGATGCTGTTTCGGCCTTCGCCATCCGCGACAGATAACACTGATTTCCCCGGTGATAGCAGGTGCTTACAAGAGGTAAGAAAGATGTTCGGTTCGGTACCGAAGATGTAATCAGAGCATGAATACCTTTCGTTCCACATCAGTAATTTAACCTTATATTTAAAAATTACTAACAAATAACCCCGCCTCAAGCAGCAAATGATTTAAGTTTATATGTCGCAAGCAACGGGGAATTCAACCCAAAGAGATTAAACACGATATCCGGTAGATTTATTTTTTGTCATACCCCCTATATTTACCATAACGTCCGGTTGAAAAGTTTATACGCATTAAACTTCAAGTTGCAGCTTGCAAATCAATGTGATTGTTTATATCTCCCCCGCGTAGCGGGGAGATATAAGACGCATCAATTCAAATACCGTGTCAGTTATTAAAAAAGTGAGTTATCACTTGACCTTCATCCCCGCCATTGTCATTAGCGCGCGGAATAACGTAGATACGGCGTATAAAGCCAATACGCTGCAAAACCAAATTGTTACCATCCAACCCAAACGCTTCCATAGTGAAGGGCGTTGTGGTGCTGTTTTAATGGTAGCCTTGTTCATGAGTGATTTTTCCTCGAAAGACATAATAACTCCAAAAGGTATAAGTCAAAATGATCGGGATGATGAACAGCGCACCTACCAGCATAAAGCCCAATGATTGAGGCGGGGAGGCAGCCTCTTCATAGCTAATAGAAGGAGGGATAATGTTCGGCCAAATGCTGATCCCCAATCCAGTAAAGCCCATGAAAATCAATAACAGTGCTGTCAAAAATGGGGTGTAATGGCTTGAGCTTGGGTTAGATTTCAATAGTTGCCAGCTCGACCACAATACCAACAGTGGTACGGGCATGAAGAAAAATAGATTCGATAGACTGAACCAACGTTCAGCAATCGTTGAGTGAGCGAGTGGTGTCCAAATACTGATAATGGCAATAATGGCTAGCATCAGCAAGGTCAAGGCGGGCAGAACACGATACATCTGTTGTTGCAGATGACCTTCGGTTTTCATTACCAGCCAGCCACATCCCAATAAGGCATAAGCGATGACGAGGCCAATTCCACAAAACAGAGGAAAAGGAGCCAGCCAGTCAAAATGGCTACCGATATAAACACGATTTTCGACAGGAAAACCGGCAATAACGGCCCCAACGACGATACCTTGCATAAACGTGGCGAGAATTGAACCGGTAATAAATGCCTTATCCCAGAGATGTTGGTGTCTTGGTGTGGCTTTGAACCGAAACTCAAAGGCTACCCCACGAAATATCAAACCTAATAACATAATAGTCAATGGAATTGCCAGTGCATCCAAAACGACGGCATAAGCCAGTGGAAACGCACCAAATAACCCTGCACCTCCCAGCACCAGCCAGGTTTCATTGCCATCCCAGACGGGAGCCACAGAATTCATCATCAAATCACGATCGGATTGCTCCTTAACCGCTGGATATAAAATGCCGATCCCAAGATCAAAACCATCCATCACGATATACATCATGGTACTAAATATAATGATCAGGAACCAAATGAGAGGAAGATCAATACCCATTTACTGACTCCTTATTTGGGACTTGTGGAAGCCCTTTACGGATGAGTTTCATCATATAGGCGTAGCCCACGCCGAATACGGCGCCATAGACGACAAAGAAAATAAGCAGGCTGATGCTCATGTGGATTTCACCGTGTGCTGATACCGCATCTTTGGTACGCATTAAGCCGTAGACGACCCACGGTTGACGGCCAATTTCTGTGGT contains:
- a CDS encoding transposase → MKRLQAFKFQLRPNGQQERDMRRFAGACRFVFNRALALQNENHEAGNKYLPYTKMASWLIEWKSVPETQWLKESPSQPLQQSLKDLERGYKNFFQKRAAFPRFKKRGQHDSFRYPQGVKLDQPNSRISLPKLGWIRYRNSREVIGEVKNVTVSQSCGKWYVSIQTEYEVTDPAHNAESMVGLDAGVTKLATLSDGTVYQPVSSFKANQRKLATLQRQLSRKVKFSANWQKQKRKIQCLHSHIANIRRDYLHKVTSEISKNHAMIVIEDLKVSNMSKSAKGTAEKHGRNVRGKSGLNRSIRDQGWHEMRRQLEYKQLWRGGQVVAIPPAYTSQRCACCGHTAKENRQTQSQFVCQVCGYSANADVNAARNILAAGHAVLACGGMVQSDRPLKQEPTEVSQASV
- the tnpA gene encoding IS200/IS605 family transposase; translated protein: MTKETDIRRGRHGVFLMHVHLVFVAKYRRKIFDLDAIEKLRSYFSSVCADFGVELVEMDGEYDHVHLLINYPPKLAVSNLVNSLKGVSSRLLRRDRPDIALRYYYKGVLWTPSYFASSCGGAPISIIRQYIEQQKTPG
- the phoH gene encoding phosphate starvation-inducible protein PhoH; amino-acid sequence: MGRQKAVMKSRREVRRMLKRESRYRDNDNVTSLVQLGGVEAIGMARESRDTSEIMPRSEAQYRYMRAINNKQLIIANGEAGCGKTYVSAVMAADALINKEVDKIIVTRPVLQAEEDLGFLPGDMAEKFAPYFRPVYDVLLKRMGTSFLQYCLRPEIGKVEIAPFAYMRGRTFENAFVILDEAQNVTVNQMKMFLTRLGENVTVIVNGDISQCDLPTNIASGLVDALKRFSDDEAISVIHFSQQDCIRSKLCQKALMAYG
- a CDS encoding class I SAM-dependent methyltransferase produces the protein MLSVADGEGRNSIWLASQGLNVTAFDMSAEGLKKAKKLATLKDVSVNFKLSDIENWRWIPEQFDIVVAIFIQFAPPAMRRRIFEGMKTTLRPGGVILMQGYRPEQIEYGTGGPREPEYCYTRALLEEMFGDFNIFKLDEYDTELQEGTGHSGISALIDLVAFKPS
- a CDS encoding DUF2474 domain-containing protein, which gives rise to MSFEEKSLMNKATIKTAPQRPSLWKRLGWMVTIWFCSVLALYAVSTLFRALMTMAGMKVK
- the cydB gene encoding cytochrome d ubiquinol oxidase subunit II, producing MGIDLPLIWFLIIIFSTMMYIVMDGFDLGIGILYPAVKEQSDRDLMMNSVAPVWDGNETWLVLGGAGLFGAFPLAYAVVLDALAIPLTIMLLGLIFRGVAFEFRFKATPRHQHLWDKAFITGSILATFMQGIVVGAVIAGFPVENRVYIGSHFDWLAPFPLFCGIGLVIAYALLGCGWLVMKTEGHLQQQMYRVLPALTLLMLAIIAIISIWTPLAHSTIAERWFSLSNLFFFMPVPLLVLWSSWQLLKSNPSSSHYTPFLTALLLIFMGFTGLGISIWPNIIPPSISYEEAASPPQSLGFMLVGALFIIPIILTYTFWSYYVFRGKITHEQGYH